The Phormidium sp. PBR-2020 DNA segment ACCGGGGAAGGCGGAAAACTCCTGGGGTTGGTTCTGCCATGCGGTTCCGTAATGACCGTAGAGATGGGGATAGGTTTGTTTGAGGCGGGGATAGCCATGGGCGGGGAGGAGTTCGCCGTGGGTGTATACGTCAATGCCTTTGCCCGCTGTCTGTTGTAGCAGGGCTTCGACGTCTTTGAGGTCATGACCTGAGATAAGAATGGCTTTGCCTTGCCGTGGAGTGATGGGAACGGTGGTGGGAACGGGATGACCGTAAGCCCCGGTGTTGGCAGCATCGAGGAGTTCCATAGCTAGGAGGTTGATTTCTCCGAGTTTCAGGGCTAGGGTGACCCAGTCGTTGAGGCTGAGATCTCGTCGTCCTAGGGCGGCTAGGGCATCGTAAAAGTAGTCATAGACGCGATCGCTCTCTTGTCCGAGTTCGGCGGCATGATGGGCGTAGGCGGCAATTCCTTTTAAGCCATAGAGAACGGTGAGTTTCAGGGAGAAGATGTCCACATCTCCTGAGCCTTGGCTGATAAACTCGTATTCGGCTTCTTTACCCTGTTGAATTAGGGAGTCGCGATCGCCGGCGGGCTGGAATTGGGCTAAGTCTGACCAGGGATGGGTCTTGGGGAATTGCTGTTGCAGGAACTCTCGCAGTTCCACGGTTTCTTGGATATAGGCCGCAAAGCGATCGCCATCAAAGTTGACGTTAGTTAGGGTGGCGAAGAGGGCTTCACAGGCGAAACGGTTGGCGGTGGGCAGATTTAGGTTAGCGGAACGAGCCTCGATGACGACTTCAGCGAGTCCTCGCAGGGCATGGGTGAGGAGGTCTTGTAAGGCATCCACATCAGGGCTTTTCCCACAAGCTCCCCAGTTGAAACAGCCTTCGCCTCGGGTGGTTTGTTCACATTGGCTACAAAACATGATGGTACATCCCTCGCTGATTGCTTGGTTTTAGCTTAGGCTGGGGACTGGGGGGATGTCTTTGACTTGGATCAAGAAGGCAAGAGGCAAGAGGCAAGAGGCAAGAGGCAAGAGGCAAGAGGCAAGAGGCATAACCCACCCCTGCCTGTCCCAGGAGGGGAAGGAAAGACGTGGGGGCATCTCCTTGTGGGTGCGCTCTTTGGAGAGCCGGGAACAGGGGGAAGGGTTGGGGGGTCTGGAGGGTCTAGTGCTGGTAATCGGCTTTTGGGTGTTTATTGGCAGATACAACCTTGCAGTCACTTGAAACTATGGCCAGGTTTGTTCAGAGGTTATTGGTTATGATTGAGTTTTGCTAAGATTAGGGCTAAAAATGCTAGAAATTCGAGATTTTTTAAGCCATATTGACCTGTTTGAAAGGTTGCCAGAATCCCAGATTGATGCTATAAAAACCATTGCTAAACCCTTGCAGTATGACAAAGGGGAGCCAATTTTTTTCGAGGGCGATCGCTGTTTGGGTTTCTTTATCGTTCAGTCGGGACGAGTGAAAGTCTATAAAACCTCTGCTGATGGCAAAGAACAAATCTTACATTGGTTTGAAGCGGGCGATCACTTTGCGGAAGTTCCAGCATTTGATGGGGGCTGTTATCCGGCGTCCGCCTCGGCTCTGGAAAAGACTCAGCTAATTCTGATTCCCAGTCAAGCTCTGTTGGCCTTGGTGGAACAATACCCGAGCTTGGCCTTTAACTTATTGGCGGGTTTGTCACGAAATTTACGTCGCTTCGCCAATCTTATTGATACTCTGTCCCTTAAAGATGTTTCGAGTCGCTTGGCAGGATACTTACTCGATTTAAGTGATCGCCAAGAGTCTAACCCGGTTGAACTGGATTTAGCCAAGGGACAGTTGGCGGCATTTTTGGGGACAATTCCCGAAACTTTATCGCGAACGTTTGCTAAACTCACTCAGGCTCACTTGATTGAAATGGAGGCAAGACAGGTTAAAATTTGCGATCGCGAGGGTTTACAGCGTTTAGCTGCCGGAGATAAATAAATAAGTGAATCATCCTGCCACCTTATGTTTCCATAAAACAAGTTTTCGGTTAAAATAGCCATCTAGGATAGCCATCAACCTCAAATCAAAGGGGTTTAACCTTGCTCCGGTCACGTCATGGGGAGAGAATCCTTCCCCATTGGTGCGCGTAAATCTAGCTTCTGATGCTCAATGTTTAGCTCGCTCACGGCTTCGACGAACTCTGTTTCGGGGAATCAACTTCCCCGGCTCAAGTTACCCCGACTCCTCAGTGTTCTAGAGGTTTGGGGCTTTGGCTTGAGTGGCTTATTACTGTGGTTAGGGCCTGGCCCGGCATCCAATGCGGATTTAGGGCAACCGCTGATTTGGGTTTGGCTCGTTGCCACGGTCATTGGCGTTCTCTACAATCTCCAGGTCAAACATCTGGGCAGTCAATATCCAAATGTATCTGGGGGAACGCCAAATTACATCACGAAACTCCTGGACAATCACCCCTTTTTAGCCCGGTATGGGGCCATTGGCTACTTTTTGGGTTGGGTTTCCGTTCCCTCAATGAATGGCATTGTCCTGGCGGGGTTGATTGCTGCCAATCTAGAAACCTTGGGGATTGAGGCTCCTGAAGGCTTATTAAGGATTATTTTTACGGCTCTTCCCTTCATCGTTGCCTATAGTGGCACTCGGGCCATTAGTATCCTACATCTGTTTTTTGTCCTGCCAGCGGTGGGGTTTTTCCTGGTATTTTGTACCCAGGGACTGGGTTGGTTAGCCATCTCCCCCAACAGTCCCGGCTTTTTTCCGAGTCAGTGGCAACCGCTTGGGGTGGGAGATTGGGCCAAGTGGTATTTCTTGGCGGTGTATGCGGCCTACGGCTGTGAAACGGCTTCGGTGTTCGTGGCCGACAATCAAAAACCTCATAAAACCCTTCGCAGTCTCACCTTTGCCGCAATTCTTCTGCCGATTATCTACACGGGAGCCTCTTGGTTACTGATGCGGTTGGCCAGTAACCCGGAGTTGGGAAGTAATACCTTTGTGCAGTTGGTGGCCGTGTCTCGTCCCTTTTGGGGCAATGCGGCCCCGGTTTTAGTGACCTTTCTTATTGCTTCAGGCTGTCTCCTGAGTTCAGCGACGGCGGTGGCCCTGAGTCCTCGGGTTCTCTATCAACTGTCGCGCGATCGCTATCTCTCACCAGTTTTCGCGGTGGTGTCTCGGCGGGGAGCCTTTGGCCCCGGTTTGAGTTTTACCTTTGCTCTGAGTCTTCTGTGTTTGTTGTGGGGGGACGTAGAGCGGGTGGTGATGGTGACGGGAACGGGGTATCTCTCCAGTACCATGATGCTGCATTTGGGAATGTGGCTCAAACGGGGGACCCGTAGCTCTTGGCTACCTCGCTGGTCCTTGGGATTCTTCCTCTTAGAAGCCATGGTATTGGTTGTGGGAGGATTGATGTGGAGTGCTGTGGATTTGTTGCTGGGGTTAGCCTTTCCCGTTGTGGTTCTGCTGTTTGACGCGGCGATCGCCCGCAATCGTTTGTTTCTGTTTCAAAGCGATTGGTGGATTCGTCTTTACCGTAAGCAACTGGGGGAGAATTTCCAGAACTTCGTGGCGGTTCAGGTGGGGGTGCTGTTGCTGCTTCTCTGTGGGGCCGCTTTTCTGAGTTGGCAAGGACAGGTTTGGATCATGTCGGCAACGAATCCAACGGCGTTGGCCGATGTCTCGGCGAATTTGCTGGTGTTGCTGTTGCTGACGGTGGGGTTTGTTGGGGTAGCGATCGCCTGTTGGACGAGTTTACCCCAGGCCGAGGCGATCGTGGAGACCCGCGATCGCGCTCAGTTGCTCTTCCGTATTGCCGATGATGCCATCATGGTTCTGGATAATCAGGGCATGATTCGGGAGGTGAACCCCGCCGCGAGTGCCTTATTCAATTTGCCGGGATTTGAACTGCTGACACGGCCCCTCTGGGAGTATTTACCCGGTTTCCCCAGAGTGATTGAGACGGCCCCTCGCATTAGTGAACAGGATTTTAAGCGAGGGCCAGACTCGGGAACTGTGGAAGTGGGGATCTCGGTGTTGGAAACAGAGGCCTCTCGGGAATATCTAGCTATTTTGCGAGATGTCACGGAGCAAAAACAGGCGAAAGAGGCCCTACGCCAATCGGAAGAGCGCTTGCGTAACTGGGCCACGGAACTCGAACAGCGGGTTCAGGAACGAACCGCCGAACTGCAAGAGGCCATGGAATTGGCTGATGCGGCAAACCATGCCAAAAGCGACTTTCTGGCCAGCATGAGTCATGAGTTGCGGACTCCCCTCAATGGGATTCTCGGGTATGCCCAAATTTTACAGCGATCGGCAAGACTCACGGGACAGGATTTACATGGGGTTGAGATTATTCAGCAATGTGGGGCCCACCTGCTGACGTTGATTAACGATATTTTGGACTTGTCGAAAATCGAAGCTGGGAAGATGGAACTTCACCCCAATGCCTTTCATTTTCCGGCGTTTTTACAGGGGGTAGTGGAAATTTGCCGGGTGCGATCGCAGTCAAAACAGATTGACTTCTTCTATATTGCTGATCCCCATCTCCCCACTGGAGTTAAAGCCGATGAAAAACGCTTGCGGCAAGTCTTAATCAATCTTTTGGGGAATGCCATCAAATTTACCCCGAAAGGAAATGTCTGTTTCAAGGTTTCGGTCTTACATCCCCAAGATGCTGAGGGAGGGTCGAGTTCTTCCTCTAATGCATCAGCTTACCAAATTCAATTTGAGATTACGGATACAGGGGTGGGGATGACTCCAGAACAACTTGAAAAAATCTTCTTTCCCTTTGAACAAGTCGGAGAAGGCAAACGGCAAGCCGAAGGAACTGGCTTAGGCTTAGCGATTACTCGGCAAATTTTACAGTTAATGGATAGTCCGATTGAGGTCAGTAGTACGCCAAATCAGGGCAGTCAGTTTAGTTTTGTCACGACGTTGGAACGGGCCGATGACTGGATGACATCTGCGACTCAGTCGGATTTAGGCAAGATTATTGGTTATGAGGGCGATCGCCGAACTCTCCTTATTATTGATGATCGTTGGGAAAATCGCTCCGTCATCGTGAATCTTCTAACCCCTCTCGGTTTTAGCGTAATTGAAGCGGAGGAAGGAGGACAAGGACTGAGGAAAATTCTTGAGCACGGCCCAGATTTAGTGATTACTGACCTCGCGATGCCAGGAATGGACGGCTTTACCTTCTTGAAACAGTTACGCCAACATCCGGAGATTAAGGGAACTCCCACGATTGTCTCCTCAGCGAGTGTTCTGGCAATTGATCAACATAAGAGTTTAGCCGCCGGAGGAGATGACTTTCTCCCTAAACCCGTTCAAGCCGATGAACTTCTGCAAAAAATTGCCAATACTATCGAAATTACTTGGATTTATGAGAAGGAAGACTCCGGAATTGCCACCACTCCACAAAGCCCTCAATGCAGCCTGAGAGATAGTCTTGAAAATCCTCCTCCTGGCGAAATTGAGAAGTTACTTGATTTGGCTCGACAAGGACTTTTGAATCGTATTGTTGATGAGGTAAAGACATTACGGGAAAACGACCCAAGCTATCAGGACTTTTCGGATCGCGTTGAACATTTAGCCCGAGAATTTAAGATAAAGGAAATTCGTGACCTATTAGAGAGAATTCGCGATCAGTAGCTCAACTTAAGTGGGTTCTGTTAATCTGTTGAGAGGGGCTACTCTTGAAAATCAAGTTAAGTGCAACTCTCAGTTAAACTGATGTACGGAGTCCTCAGACCGTAATGACTCAAGACCTTATCTAGTTTAACCAGTCCTGCTATACACTATCTTTTTTTTTCTGCCCCCCTCATCACAAGTTATCCGGAAACTACTAAATCTTTAGCCAAGGATTTAAGTTCTATGCTAGAAAGGAAGACCAACCCATAATAAACAGCCTAAAAATTGATGTCATCTCACCCCCCTAATTGGCTCGTTTTGAGGGTTGGCTTAGGGAATATCCTTATACTACTCTAACTTTAATTTAAGTCGCCCCTAAAAATCTGTTGTTGCTTTTGTGGATTATCATTGATGTTGAATCCTGAATCTAGTATTATTTTGGTGGTTGATGATACCCCGACTAACTTGGCGGTATTATCCGAAGCTCTCACTACGGCTCACTATCAAGTTGCAGTTGCCCTTGACGGTGAAACCGCCTTGGAACAGGTGAGTTATAAACCGCCTCATCTCATTTTATTGGATGTGATGATGCCGGGAATTGATGGGTTTGAAACCTGTCGTCGCCTCAAGTCCAACCCTGAAACTGCTGATATTCCCATTATTTTTACCACAGCTTTATCAGATACCGTGGACAAAGTCAAGGGACTCAATTTAGGAGCAGTCGATTATATTACAAAGCCATTTCAGCAGGAGGAAGTGTTAGCCCGGATTAAGGTGCATCTTCAGCTCTATCATCTTAATCACGACTTAGAAGCTCAAGTTAAAGAGCGAACGGCACAACTCTCTGAGGCATTAGAGAGTTTACAGCAAGCTCAACTGCAACTGGTACAACGTGAAAAACTGTCCTCCTTGGGGCAATTAGTGGCCGGTATTGCCCATGAAATCAATAATCCGGTCAACTTCATTCACGGGAATCTCATTCATGCTAAAGAGTATGTTACGGACTTACTGGCTCTCGTCAATCTCTATCAAGAGTCCACTCCAGAGGTGACGCCTGAGGTGAGAGCATTTGCCGATGAGATTGATTTTGACTTTATTCGGGAAGATTTACCCAAATTGGTCAAGTCCATGGAGGTCGGTGCCGGGCGGATTCAGGGAATTATTTCCTCTCTCAAAAACTTTTCTCGGGCCAATGATCAAGAATTTAATGAAACGAATGTTCATGAGGGGATTGAGAGTACCTTATTGATTTTAAGCAACCGCCTTAAAGCCAAGTCCTTTCGACCTCAGATTGAGGTAAGGAAGCAGTATGGGCAGCTACCCTTGATTGACGGCTGTAGTGGACAACTTAATCAGGTGTTTACCAATATCCTCAGTAATGCCATTGACGCATTAGATGAATCGGCTACAAGTCAGGGGCAAGATTGGCAACCCTATATCGAGATTTGTACCTCAATTAGAGGGGAGATGGCTGTTATCACCATGACCAACAATGGGGGTAGCATTCCCCCAGAGGTGCAAGAACATCTCTTTGATGCCTTTTTCACCACTAAACCCCAAGGAAAAGGGACGGGGATGGGATTATCCATTAGCCATCAAATCATTACCCAGAAGCATGGCGGTCGTCTAAGCTGTGAGGTGGAGGGCGATCGCGTTAGCTTTGTGATTGAGATCCCCAGGCAGCAAAGCCTGACCGCTCTCACCCGAGAACCCCAAACCGCAAGTTACTGATGAATCCCTTTTCCCAGTCCCCCAGCCGCAGCCAAATCCTCCAGGAAGCCCGGAATCTAGGGTTTCATCGCGTGGGAATTGCGGCGGTGACTTCTGAGCCGGATGAGAGGGAAGTTGAGGCGGTGAATCACCTGCAACGCTGGTTAAATCAGGGCTATCAGGCGGATATGGCCTGGATGGCGAACCCCAAACGCCAGGATATTCGCCAAGTTTTACCGGAGGTGCGATCGGTGATTGCGGTGGCCGTGAACTACTACACGGAGCATTCCCAAGCGGAGGAGGAAGATGGGGCGAAAATCTCCCGTTACGCCTGGGGCCGGGATTATCATAAGGTTCTCCATCGTCGGCTGAAGCAACTCTGTCGTTGGCTGGAGAACTGCGATCGCGAGATTCAGGCAAAATACTATGCCGATACGGGCCCCGTTCAGGATAAGTTCTGGGCCCAACAGGCCGGGATTGGTTGGATTGCTAAAAATGGCAATGTCATTACCCGAGAGTATGGCTCCTGGGTGTTCCTCGGGGAAGTGGTGACGAATCTTCCTCTGGAAGGCGATCGCCCCCATACAGACCATTGTGGCACCTGTACACGCTGTATTGAAGCCTGTCCCACGGCGGCGATCGTTCGGCCGGCGGTGGTGGATGCTAACCGCTGTTTGGCCTATCACACCATTGAAAACCGCAGCGATCGCCTCCCGGAAGACATCGCCAAGAACCTCAATGGCTGGGTCGCTGGCTGTGACATTTGCCAAGAGGTTTGTCCCTGGAATCAGCGATTTGCTAAACCCACGGATGTGGAGGAGTTTCAGCCGTATCCCCAAAACCAAAACCCGAAACTCGCTGAGTTGGCCCAGCTCAGCGAGGACGATTGGGATCAACGGTTCCGGGCCTCGGCCTTACGACGGATTAAACCCGCCATGTGGCGACGTAACAGTCAACAGGCTCAAACCCCGCCTGATTAAAGACGAGGTTTGAGAGTGGGAGTTAGATTGACTTATCTAACAATTAGCCATTCGATTAGCCATTGACGGGGGCCGGCTCATTGGCGTTGCGAGAGCGACGGCGAGTTAGGGAATTAAATAGCATCTGGCCGATGGCTTTAATCAGATTCCCTTCGAGTTCTTCAAACATCACCATGTTCAGTTTGAAGGCATCATTGGCTTCATCCACAATGCGATCGGCTTGAGCCTCATCAATGGGGAGACTATCCATGGCTTGACGATACTCGGTCTTAAAGGCTTTCTCATCAGGAATTTCGGCGAACTCGTAAAACGCCGTTCCCTGGCCATCCTTTAACCCCATGGCGTCCTGGGCAATTCTTTTAAGAATCTGTCCACCGGAGAGATCCCCTAAATAGCGGGTGTAGCAATGAGCCACCAACAGTTCCGGTTCAGTGTTGGAGATGTCGCGGATGCGGTCAACATAACCTTGTCCTCCTTCGGTAGGCTGCACCACCTCACGCCAGTTGGAGCCAAAGTAATAGTTAAGATCCTGTTCTAAACTCTCCTTGCGGTTTAGTTGAGGATAGTAGAGTTTGGACAACACGGGATGCTCCCGGTGACGTTCCATCTCCTCTTCCATGGCAGAGTAGACGAAGTAGAAGTTTGCCGCTAGCTTCCGATAGGAGTTCTTCTCCACGGTTCCTTTGAGGAAACATTTGATAAAGCCCACGTTTTCGGCCATGGTGTGGGACTTTTTCGTGCCTTCCCGGAGTTTGGTCGCGAGATTACTGGTCATACTAAAATTAAGAATGCTATAATTTTCGGTTTGGCGTATCTAATGATGAGCGTCCGTCATGGACAAGACGGACCACAAACACAAAAGCCACGCACAATCGCGCACCGTCACGCACAATTGAGACAAAACGCCTAATCTGCTTTGATTAGCCTAGATCGATTTGATGAGAATTTTTATTAAGAATTTTTAACCTCTGCTAAGGGCAATTAAGCGGCTTCACCATGCCCCAAGCGAGAGCAGCACTTGGAAACTGGCTCAATTGCCAATAAGATGGGGGCATACAGGATTGCCTGACCCCTCGTTGAGCCTTTTCTATGGTGAAACTCACTGGTTGTTTATCGGTTCTACTGCTGACCCTGGCTCCCGTTAGCCCTAGGAGTCTGGCAGTTCCTATAACGGAATCCCCCGTTAGACATTCGGTTCAAGGAATCGATCCCCTCTGTCGTCAAGTCTCCCCCAGCCTGGATCAGGGACTCTCGATCCGCGTTGATCCCCGCCCTGACTCCCGTTCCATCGCCAACATAGCCCCTAACGAACGTCTGCGTTTAATGCCCGACGCCGAGGGGATTCGGGGGCCAGAAGGCAATATCTGGTTAGCGGTGAGTTTTCCCGCCGAGGGCTATGTGGACAATGGCCCCCTAGGAAGCAGTCATCTCAACCGCTGTGAAGCCTTTGTTTGGGGATCTCAACTGCCGTCAACGTCGGGGGCTAGCACATCTCAACGGCTCGATACTGCCTCCGGGAGCAACTCGGGTAGTTCCTGTCGTCGCGTTATTCAGCCAGAAGGCTTAACCATTCGTCAATCTCCCTCGTTGAATGGCTCTGTGTTGGGAGGAGTTGACCTGGACGAAACCCTCCAGATTCGCTTACCCTTGCGCGCCATTGTCGCCTCAGATGGTCGCGAGTGGGTGGAAATCACCGCTCCCTTCAACGGCTATGTCTCCAACGGTTTCGGGGATGGTGTCAGTAATCTCGGGATGTGTTTGTGACCTGTGCGTGATATTTTGATTCTCTCTAATGGCCCAGGGGAAGTGACCACCTGGGTACGTCCCGTGGTGCAAGAAATTCGGCGACAATTTCCCCAGGCCAGACTCTCAGTGGTTCTCTCTCCTTGTCCCCACGCCAGCGGCCGGGAGGCGGCGATCGCCCGCAGTTATCCAGACGTTGATCGCGTCCAAGCCGCCGAAGAGTTTTGGCCCTTTCTCCTTTGGGGCAAAACCGCCGAAAACTGGGATTGGGGCGATGAGGGAGTGGTTTTGTTCCTGGGGGGCGATCGCCTATTTCCCGTCCTGATCGGGCGACGGCTCGGCTACCGCATCGTGGTCTATGCCGAATGGCAGGGACAATGGTATCCCTGGGTCGATCGCTTTGCCATGGCCACCCCCGAGGCGATCGCCCAGGCCCCCCCTCGCCACCGTCATAAACTCCATGCCGTCGGCAATCTCATGGCCGATACCGGAGTTGCGCGATCGCCCCTCCCCCCCATAGACAGCCAACATCCCGGCCGCATCGGCTTTCTCCCCGGTTCCAAACCCCTCAAACTCAGCCTCGGGGTTCCCCTCACCCTCAAAATTGCCGACTATCTCAGCCAACAGCGTCCGCAACTGGAGTTCGTCATTCCCGTCGCCCCCAGTTTAGATTTAGAGCAACTCGCCGCCTACGCCAATCCTGACGATAATCCCACCCTAGCGGCCCTAAACTGGACCTCAGCCCAACTCATCGACCACCCAGGTCATCCCTACCTAGAAACCCGCCAAGGAACCCGCCTGAGATTACATCAAGAGGTTCCCCCCCACAATCTCCTGAAACAGTGTCATCTCTGCATCACCACCGTCGGAGCCAACACCGCCGAATTAGCGGCCCTAGGGGTTCCCATGGTCGTTCTCCTCCCTACCCATCGCCTCGATGTCATGCGGGCCTGGGATGGCCTCCCCGGATTGTTAGCCAATCTTCCCGGACTCGGCTCAGGCTTCACAACGCTCTTTAGTTGGCTCACCTGGCAATGGCTGCAACGACAATCCGGCGGAACCCGTCTGGCCTGGGCTAACATCTGGGCCGGAGAACAGATTGTGCCAGAGTTCCTCGGACAATTTCCCCCCAGTGCGATCGGTGACACCGTCCTCGATTTCCTAGATCATCCCCAAAAACTCGAACAGATGCGACAAAAGCTCTGTCACGTCTCCGGTTCCGGCGGTGCGGCGGAAAAGCTTGTTAATTTGCTTGATTTTGGGAGAAGGGAGAAGGCAATAGGGGAGAAGAAGGCAACAGGGGAGAAGAAGGCAACAGGCAAGAGGCAAAAGGCAATAGGGGAGAAGAAGGCAACAGGGAACAGGTAAGCTTTCTTCTCTAGCTCCTCTAGCTCTGTGTCCTCTGTGACTCTGTGGTTCCCCTCTTGCCTCTTGCCTCTTGCCTCTTGCCTCTTGCCTCTTGCCTCTTGCCTCTTGCCTCTTGCCTCTTGCCTCTTGCCCCTTGCCTATCTGTGATAAGCTAAGCCTTGGCAATTTAAAACTATTTTTAGAAGGAAGCGTTAATAATGACGGGTTCAGCGGAGATTCCCTACCTCTTGAGAGCGGCGCGGGGTGAAGCCCTGGAGCGTCCCCCAGTTTGGATGATGCGACAGGCAGGACGTTACATGAAAGCCTATCGCGACTTGCGTGAAAAATATCCCAGTTTCCGGGAACGCTCCGAGATTCCCGAGGTGGCGATCGAGGTGTCTCTGCAACCCTGGCGAGCCTTCAAACCCGATGGGGTGATTCTCTTCTCGGATATTGTCACTCCCTTACCGGGGATTGGCATTGAGATGGATATTGCCGAAGGGAAAGGGCCCATTATTGACCCCCCCATTCGCTCCCTGGAACAAGTGGAGAACTTGCATCCCCTCGATCCAGATGAGTCATTACCTTTTATTAAACCGATTTTGACGACACTGCGGCAGGAAGTGAAGAACGAAGCCGCTGTGTTGGGTTTTGTGGGCGCTCCCTGGACTCTGGCGGCTTATGCGGTGGAAGGGAAAGGTTCTAAGACCTATTCTGTGATTAAGAATATGGCCTTCTCGGAACCTACTATGCTGCATCGCTTACTGGAGAAACTCTCCGATGCGATCGCCACCTATGTCCGCTATCAAATTGATTGTGGCGCTCAGGTGGTGCAGATGTTCGACTCCTGGGCCGGACAACTGAGTCCCCAGGATTACGATACCTTTGCTCTGCCCTATCAGAAACGGGTGTTTGAGCAGGTGCGTCAAACTCACCCCGATACCCCCTTGATTCTTCTGGTCACCGGGAGCGGTGGCTTATTAGAACGGATGGGCCAATCGGGGGCCAATATCGTCAGCGTTGATTGGACGGTGGATATGGCTGAGGCTCGCCAACGCTTGGGGAGCGCGATTCATGTGCAGGGGAACCTCGATCCGGGTGTTTTGTATGGTTCTAAGGAGTTTATCCGCGATCGCATCCTCGATACGATTCGCAAGGCCGGTAATCGAGGTCATATCCTAAACTTAGGTCACGGGGTTCTCCCGAATACCCCAGAGGAGAATGTGGCGTTCTTCTTTGAAACAGCCAAACAAGCCGATCAGCTGTTAGCTAAGGCTTAAACTAGGTTTAACGCCGCTGAACTGGGCCGCCTTGGCCCGGGCCAGAGGCCTCCCCAGGGATGCCGCGCTGATTCTTCCTGTCGTTTCTCCACCCTCAATGCTTGCTGATGAAACGAGTCCTCCTCACCGGAGCGAGTGGCTGTATCGGTCACTATATCGCTGAAACCCTGATTGCTCAGAGTGATTGTGAACTGTATTTGTTTGTTCGCGATCGCCAAAAGTTGAACCTGGATCTAGAGCGGCGATCGGGGATTCATGTCTTGGAGGGGGACTTACGGGAGATTCATCAGTTTAAAGGGGTTCTGGAAACCATTAACTGCGCCATTCTCACCGCCGCCGCCTGGGGAGGTTCCAAAGAAACCTTTGACATCAATGTCACCAAAACCTGTATGCTGATGCACCTCCTGAATCAGGAGGTGTGTGAACAGGTGATTTACTTCTCCACCGCCAGTATCCTCGATCGCAACGGCGAGATTCTCCGTGCGGCGGCCCACATGGGAACTGACTATATCCGCTCTAAGTATGATTGTCTCAATCAACTGCACCGGATGCCCATCGCCGCTCGCCTAACGGTTCTCTTCCCCACCATTGTCTTAGGGGGGGATGACAACAAACCCTATTCCCACGTCTCGGCGGGCCTCCCCGAAGTCAG contains these protein-coding regions:
- the queG gene encoding tRNA epoxyqueuosine(34) reductase QueG — encoded protein: MNPFSQSPSRSQILQEARNLGFHRVGIAAVTSEPDEREVEAVNHLQRWLNQGYQADMAWMANPKRQDIRQVLPEVRSVIAVAVNYYTEHSQAEEEDGAKISRYAWGRDYHKVLHRRLKQLCRWLENCDREIQAKYYADTGPVQDKFWAQQAGIGWIAKNGNVITREYGSWVFLGEVVTNLPLEGDRPHTDHCGTCTRCIEACPTAAIVRPAVVDANRCLAYHTIENRSDRLPEDIAKNLNGWVAGCDICQEVCPWNQRFAKPTDVEEFQPYPQNQNPKLAELAQLSEDDWDQRFRASALRRIKPAMWRRNSQQAQTPPD
- a CDS encoding heme oxygenase (biliverdin-producing); this encodes MTSNLATKLREGTKKSHTMAENVGFIKCFLKGTVEKNSYRKLAANFYFVYSAMEEEMERHREHPVLSKLYYPQLNRKESLEQDLNYYFGSNWREVVQPTEGGQGYVDRIRDISNTEPELLVAHCYTRYLGDLSGGQILKRIAQDAMGLKDGQGTAFYEFAEIPDEKAFKTEYRQAMDSLPIDEAQADRIVDEANDAFKLNMVMFEELEGNLIKAIGQMLFNSLTRRRSRNANEPAPVNG
- the hemE gene encoding uroporphyrinogen decarboxylase → MTGSAEIPYLLRAARGEALERPPVWMMRQAGRYMKAYRDLREKYPSFRERSEIPEVAIEVSLQPWRAFKPDGVILFSDIVTPLPGIGIEMDIAEGKGPIIDPPIRSLEQVENLHPLDPDESLPFIKPILTTLRQEVKNEAAVLGFVGAPWTLAAYAVEGKGSKTYSVIKNMAFSEPTMLHRLLEKLSDAIATYVRYQIDCGAQVVQMFDSWAGQLSPQDYDTFALPYQKRVFEQVRQTHPDTPLILLVTGSGGLLERMGQSGANIVSVDWTVDMAEARQRLGSAIHVQGNLDPGVLYGSKEFIRDRILDTIRKAGNRGHILNLGHGVLPNTPEENVAFFFETAKQADQLLAKA
- a CDS encoding NAD(P)-dependent oxidoreductase — encoded protein: MKRVLLTGASGCIGHYIAETLIAQSDCELYLFVRDRQKLNLDLERRSGIHVLEGDLREIHQFKGVLETINCAILTAAAWGGSKETFDINVTKTCMLMHLLNQEVCEQVIYFSTASILDRNGEILRAAAHMGTDYIRSKYDCLNQLHRMPIAARLTVLFPTIVLGGDDNKPYSHVSAGLPEVSKWLNLARFISVEGSFHFIHAQDIAEVTRHLLENPPSERRHYVLGTEPYTVDRAVSELCRYFNKRVYFRLRLNRWLTDVMVECLVRLGVVQMAAWDRFCLEYRDFTYTDAVTGQDFDCPVHYPTLTDALKERGLGLPPPNKPGGTSND